One region of Bacterioplanoides sp. SCSIO 12839 genomic DNA includes:
- a CDS encoding oxygenase MpaB family protein: MQTTTSPSNTAPAASINPEMAQHPHHFYRCQNPDKPLRPAPAISAQYSTTYEGYRRMMFADCDYQMKMSAAEFDAFPVTRRWMDAEWEGDYTSDQLALWMRQQPNNQGRKLFEQALENGINSVADAPDILKEFFAQIDAIPQLFDLDKAQKGADLLANMSPLMHYMANTSLIWVSSTMGPVSRMVGSTGRFFNVENSLSRFVETSSYVVGDVSSADVFQRFSQSFKTGARVRLMHSLIRNQVIKSDNKDLIDFAERGHPMSDHIGANGGFMFTLYCLKFSASMGAKYSREDYENCCELARVISYINGTGIDVLPKDLDECYLYVDHSLAMCEGQTPFTEKLNQAFYFGIPDLIAKRQSSRLLALMNPLSRGFLNGINRWAYGNDIFRDMPGMPQQAFWAVPLFVLMREVRRGYLILDKLIPFYEQRMKRRRQKHREFSNKKFVSFVARLMKREGSDEVKMTYDGHDNSTTKDLKGADS; this comes from the coding sequence ATGCAAACAACCACTTCTCCATCAAACACAGCACCAGCTGCCTCAATAAATCCTGAAATGGCACAACACCCACATCACTTTTATCGCTGTCAGAACCCGGATAAACCGCTGCGACCAGCACCAGCGATCAGTGCTCAGTACAGTACAACGTACGAGGGTTATCGTCGTATGATGTTCGCGGATTGTGATTATCAGATGAAAATGTCGGCTGCCGAGTTTGATGCGTTTCCGGTGACCAGGCGCTGGATGGATGCTGAGTGGGAAGGTGATTACACCAGTGACCAACTGGCACTCTGGATGCGTCAGCAGCCTAATAATCAGGGCCGTAAGTTGTTCGAACAAGCGTTGGAAAACGGCATTAACTCGGTCGCGGATGCTCCGGATATTCTGAAAGAATTTTTCGCTCAAATAGATGCTATCCCACAGTTATTCGACCTGGACAAAGCCCAGAAAGGTGCCGACCTACTCGCGAATATGTCACCACTGATGCATTACATGGCGAACACCAGCCTGATCTGGGTATCCAGTACCATGGGCCCGGTATCGCGTATGGTCGGTTCAACCGGGCGCTTTTTTAATGTTGAAAACTCATTAAGCCGGTTTGTTGAAACCAGTTCGTATGTCGTGGGAGATGTGTCTTCTGCGGATGTATTTCAGCGTTTCAGCCAAAGTTTTAAAACCGGTGCTCGCGTGCGTCTGATGCACTCTCTGATTCGTAATCAGGTGATTAAATCGGATAACAAAGATTTAATCGACTTTGCTGAGCGTGGTCACCCGATGTCCGATCATATTGGTGCCAATGGCGGCTTTATGTTCACCTTGTATTGCCTGAAGTTCAGTGCGTCAATGGGGGCGAAATACAGCCGTGAAGATTATGAAAACTGCTGTGAACTGGCTCGGGTGATTTCTTACATTAATGGTACTGGCATTGATGTGTTACCAAAGGACCTGGATGAATGTTACCTCTACGTTGACCATTCTCTGGCGATGTGTGAAGGCCAAACGCCCTTTACTGAAAAACTGAACCAGGCATTTTATTTTGGTATTCCGGATTTAATTGCTAAGCGACAGAGTTCCAGGTTGTTAGCCTTGATGAATCCACTCAGTCGGGGTTTCTTAAATGGCATTAATCGTTGGGCGTACGGCAACGACATTTTCCGCGATATGCCTGGGATGCCACAGCAAGCGTTTTGGGCTGTGCCATTGTTTGTGCTGATGCGGGAAGTGCGTCGTGGCTATCTGATACTGGATAAACTGATTCCGTTTTATGAGCAACGGATGAAGCGCCGCCGTCAGAAGCATCGGGAATTCAGCAATAAGAAGTTCGTTTCTTTTGTTGCCAGGCTGATGAAGCGAGAGGGCAGTGACGAAGTTAAAATGACCTACGATGGTCATGACAACTCCACCACTAAAGATCTGAAAGGTGCAGACTCTTAA
- a CDS encoding OmpA family protein yields the protein MNENELEQLKEQEGHWVAVSDLMAGLMMVFMLISIVFMVNVETERNKIRDIAILYDHLRTQLYDDLNNEFAPDMQRWGAELDKDLAFRFNNTDVLFDQGKAELKPEFADILADFFPRYVNIITQPKYRDDILEVRIEGHTSSAWSGAASDDDAYIRNMDLSQERTRTTLGYVLGLNNVATNKDWLKTHLTANGLSSAKVVRSESGVENEEGSRRVEFRVRTDADSRIATILEKVL from the coding sequence ATGAATGAAAATGAACTGGAGCAGTTAAAAGAACAGGAAGGCCATTGGGTTGCAGTATCGGATTTAATGGCAGGTCTGATGATGGTGTTTATGCTGATTTCCATTGTGTTTATGGTGAACGTTGAAACCGAGCGTAATAAAATTCGCGATATTGCCATTCTCTACGATCACCTGCGTACTCAGTTGTACGATGATCTGAATAATGAATTTGCTCCGGATATGCAACGCTGGGGTGCAGAACTGGACAAAGATCTGGCGTTTCGGTTTAACAATACGGATGTGTTGTTCGATCAGGGTAAAGCCGAATTAAAACCGGAATTTGCCGATATTCTGGCCGATTTCTTTCCCCGTTATGTAAATATTATTACTCAGCCGAAATACCGTGACGATATTCTTGAAGTGCGGATTGAAGGGCATACCTCCAGTGCCTGGTCAGGAGCGGCGAGTGATGATGATGCTTATATTCGGAATATGGATTTATCTCAGGAACGTACTCGTACCACGTTGGGTTATGTACTCGGGTTGAATAATGTGGCCACCAATAAAGACTGGTTAAAAACACATTTAACCGCCAACGGTTTATCGTCTGCCAAAGTGGTACGCTCTGAAAGCGGTGTCGAGAATGAAGAGGGCTCTCGTCGTGTGGAATTCCGTGTAAGAACCGATGCGGATAGCCGAATTGCCACCATTTTAGAGAAAGTTTTATGA
- a CDS encoding methyl-accepting chemotaxis protein, with the protein MKIKQKLWLGFGLILVLFSALSIYLSTQLGAIGNTALNVMEHPLNAVNSSRSAWDVFRNSRELVATELAAIQFSDSQQNSEALSTLQKQFNQEVDMAEKAAVSLGSQFDFVATRTLAQRWYELNVLRIGGEGLQQLPDERVLTDLDQQLEYALEQLVQASIQSAQAHKQTTAEAISGTQSTAVTVMLAVLAVGIIIAILLSLNIQKPLLVLQQAVESLSQGEADLTQRLKLNSNDETGDLARELNVFINRIHELIIDTNASVTTSCKVLIGLTEIASQTREGAVEQKQAMVMTEYCVKDMTDAVKQMNDFSHQAKDQADVINHDTQSSIQLLQQSSDGIVQLSNEVSAAREEIQLLAEDSNSISSLINVIDEIAEQTNLLALNAAIEAARAGEAGRGFAVVADEVRALASKTRESTDNIRKTISGIQDKVCSARNVMENGRDLALRCVEQSGEVNESLNAVGIKIQEISEINGTIATQSHEQTSTMSHISDRMGLVNNVASETEQRTAELQQAREQLAEALTKVEGDLGEFRL; encoded by the coding sequence ATGAAGATTAAACAAAAATTATGGTTGGGTTTTGGTCTGATTCTGGTGCTGTTCAGTGCATTGAGTATTTATCTCAGTACTCAGCTGGGAGCGATTGGTAATACTGCCCTGAACGTGATGGAGCACCCGTTGAATGCGGTTAACAGCAGCCGCAGTGCATGGGATGTATTCCGTAACAGCAGAGAGCTGGTGGCGACAGAATTGGCGGCTATTCAATTTTCCGATTCTCAGCAAAACTCAGAAGCACTCAGTACGCTTCAGAAACAGTTCAACCAGGAAGTGGATATGGCAGAGAAGGCTGCTGTTTCTCTTGGTTCTCAGTTTGATTTTGTCGCTACCCGCACGCTTGCACAGCGTTGGTATGAGCTTAATGTACTCCGAATTGGTGGTGAAGGTTTACAACAGCTGCCGGATGAACGGGTGCTGACCGACCTTGACCAACAGTTAGAATACGCTCTGGAGCAGCTGGTACAGGCAAGCATTCAAAGTGCTCAGGCCCATAAACAAACAACTGCAGAGGCCATTTCTGGAACACAGTCAACGGCTGTCACCGTTATGTTAGCTGTGTTGGCCGTTGGTATCATCATAGCCATATTGCTCTCACTGAATATTCAGAAACCACTGTTAGTTTTACAGCAGGCAGTCGAAAGTCTGTCGCAGGGTGAAGCTGATCTGACTCAGCGTCTGAAATTAAACAGTAATGATGAAACCGGAGATTTGGCTCGTGAACTCAATGTTTTTATTAATCGGATACATGAATTAATTATTGATACCAATGCCTCTGTTACCACTTCCTGCAAGGTTTTAATAGGACTGACTGAAATTGCCAGCCAAACCCGGGAAGGCGCAGTGGAACAAAAACAGGCGATGGTGATGACGGAATATTGCGTTAAAGATATGACCGATGCGGTAAAACAAATGAATGACTTCTCGCACCAGGCCAAGGATCAGGCGGATGTAATCAATCATGATACGCAAAGCAGTATTCAGCTGTTACAGCAATCGTCTGATGGCATTGTGCAGCTATCTAATGAAGTGTCTGCGGCACGAGAAGAAATCCAGTTGTTAGCAGAAGATAGCAACAGCATTTCCTCGTTAATTAATGTGATTGATGAAATTGCTGAACAAACCAACTTATTAGCACTGAATGCAGCGATTGAAGCCGCGCGAGCCGGCGAAGCAGGCCGAGGGTTTGCGGTTGTGGCTGATGAGGTGCGTGCTTTGGCCAGCAAAACCCGTGAATCAACGGATAACATCCGCAAAACCATCAGTGGCATCCAGGATAAAGTCTGCAGTGCCCGTAATGTGATGGAGAATGGCCGCGATTTAGCGTTGCGTTGTGTCGAGCAAAGCGGTGAAGTGAATGAATCACTGAATGCGGTAGGCATAAAAATTCAGGAAATTTCTGAAATTAACGGCACCATTGCCACACAAAGCCATGAACAAACATCAACCATGAGCCATATCTCTGATCGTATGGGCTTGGTTAATAACGTCGCATCCGAAACGGAACAGCGTACGGCTGAGTTGCAGCAAGCCCGGGAGCAACTCGCAGAAGCGTTAACCAAAGTAGAAGGCGACCTGGGCGAGTTCCGTTTGTAA